CTCCGTGCCCATACCCGAAGCCACAAGCCCTGTACAGTCGCACAAAGCAGAAACTTTAAAATCGTGTTCCTGAGGGAACGTATCTTTGTTTTTCTTTTCCTTTTCCACAAAATATCACCTCTTAAATCTATTTGTATCCTTGTATGGTTTCTATGATATTATATGCAGAAAAATTATTTTTCTATCATTGTACCTATTCCTGATTTTGTAAATATTTCAAGAAGCAGGCAATGAGGCACTCTGCCGTCAATTATATGTACTGAATTAACTCCCTTATCAAGTGCTTCAAGGCACCCTAAAACTTTAGGAATCATACCTCCTGTTATAACATCTTTATCAATTAAGTCCAAAATTTCCTGTTTATTTGTATAATATAAAAGTTCACCGTCTGCACCTGTTTTAATTCCTTCAACATCGGTAAGCATAATAAGTTTTTCTGCGTTTAAACTTGCTGCCAATGCTCCTGCAACGGTATCTGCATTTATATTATAACTTTCTCCGTTTTCCCCTACGCCTATCGGTGCAACAACAGGGATAAACTCGTCTTTTATAATATACTCCAAAACTTTATTATTTATTTCAATAATATCTCCTACATAACCAATATCGGTTTTTTTACCGTCAACTTCGGTATAAAGTTTTTTGCATTTTATTAAATTTCCGTCTATACCGCAAATACCAAGTGCGTTTCCGCCTTTTTGATTAAGCAGTGATACGATTTCTTTATTGGTTTTACCAACAAGTACCATTTGCGCAACTTTAACAGTTTCTTCGTCTGTAACTCTTAAACCGTTTATAAATTCACTTTCAATATTAAAAGTTTTTAACGCTTCTGAAATGTCAGGTCCGCCTCCGTGAACTAAGATAGGATTAAGCCCGATATATTTTAAAAGTGTCAAATCCTCCATAACCGAATTTTTAAGTTCATCATTTATCATAGCGTTACCGCCATATTTTACAACAATTGTTTTACCTGCAAATCTTTGTATATACGGCAGGGCTTCAATAAGTATCCCCGCTTTTTTTATAAGTAATTCCATATCATTCATATTTTTTCTCCTAGCCGTCGGAAAGTTATCCGAACTCGTTTTTAAATTGTGAATTTTTGATAAATAACCGTTAAAAGCCTTGGAAATATCCGACGGCTATAAGTAAAATCCAGGGTTTGCAAGTCCCTCATTCTCGTTAAAACCAAACATTATATTCATATTCTGAACAGCCTGACCTGCAGCGCCTTTAACTATATTGTCAATAGCGCTTGTTACAATTACTCTTTTTAATCTTTTATCAACTTTAAAACCGATATCAACAAAATTTGAACCTGCCACGTGATTTGTTTCAGGCAGTTTGCCCGGTTCATATATTCTTATAAACTGTTCTCCCTTGTAGAATTCTTTATAAAATTCATAAATTTCTTCATCGCCTACATCTTTTGTAAGATTAGCGTAAATTGTTGCAAGTATTCCTCTCTTTAACGGAACAAGGTGAGGTGTAAAAGAAACCATTATATCCTTTGATGCAAACTTCGATAATTCCTGTTCTATTTCCGAAGTATGCCTGTGAGTTGCAATTTTGTATGCTTTCATATTTTCGGTACATTCGCAGAAACTATAGTCAAGATTTGTTGACCTTCCTGCTCCTGTTACCCCTGACTTAGCATCTATTATAATTGAATCTTCATCAATAATGTTATTTTTAAGAAGTGGTGCTGCTCCTAAAATTGAGCAGGTTGTATAACAACCGGGATTTCCGATCAATGATGCATTTTTTATCTTCTCTCTGTGAAGTTCGCAAAGCCCGTAAACAGACTCTTCTAAAACTTCGGGAGATGAATGAGGTTCGCCATACCACTTTTCATAAACCTTTATATCATCATATCTGAAATCTCCGCTTAAATCGATAACTTTAACTTGCGATTTAAAAAGTTCGGGAATAACTTCTTTTGATGCTCCGTGAGGCAGTGCCGTAAACACAACGTCCGACTCTTTTACTACCTTTTTAATATCAAGGTCGGTAAGTTCTATATCAAGTACTCCTGAAAAATTAGGATAAATTTCGCTTAATTTTTTACCCGCAAAACTTTTGGAAACAAGATTTGTAATCTCAACTTCCTTATGAGAGCATAAAAGCCTTACAAGTTCAACTCCGGCATAACCTGTCGCTCCGAGAACAGATACTTTAATCATTATTTATCATTCCCCTTTTTATAATTTAAAACCATTTGAATATTATACACTCTTTTTAATAAAAATGCAATATTTTAATTAAAATTCTTCTTGATTTATTCTCAGACTGTGATATAATAGTAAAGTAAACTAATTAAAAATGAAAGGTTGTTACAAATGATACTTGATAACATTAAAAATAAAGAACTTTATTACAAATTGGGCGAAGGTTTTAAAATCGGTCTTGATTTTATCGACAAAGCAAGAAAAGAAGGCATTGAAGTCGGAAAATATGAACTTGATGGTAAAAACGTATATGCAAACGTTCAGGAATACAATTCAAAAGAAGAAGCAAAATTTGAAAACCACGATAATTACATAGACATTCAGTATATCCTAAAAGGTAACGAAATGATGTACTGGGAAGATTTGGCTAAATGTACTGAAATGATTCCTTACAATCCTGACAAAGATGTTACATTCTATAACGATACTGAAACCGCTGTTGCTTTGGAAGTTAATGAAGATGAATTTGCAGTATTCTTCCCGAATGATGTTCACAAACCGGGAATGAAAATAAAAGAAAGCCTTCCTGTTAAAAAGATTTTAATTAAAATTCATATTTAATATGTATTATCAGCAAGAAATCACATAGGTTTCTTGCTATAACGGGGTGTAGCGCAGGTGGTAGCGCACTAGACTGGGGGTCTAGTGGCCGCAGGTTCAAGTCCTGTCACTCCGACCAGAAAAAAGACTATTCTTCCGAATAGTCTTTTTTCATCTAAATCCGTCTTGCAACGGAATAAATCCACTATCGTGGATGAAACCCGCTTCGCAGATGAAATCGCCTTTGGCGGATAGAAGACGGATTTAATTTCATCAAAGTTGTAAAACTTTGATTTCATCCAAACAAGTTTGGATTTCATCGTGAACAAAGTGAACGATTTAATTAAAATATAAATATCATAGTAGTACAGTTTAAATCTTTCAAAAAAGCACCCATTCGGGTGCTTTTTATCATATACCTTCTTCTATTTTTTTAACATACTCTTCCACATCGTATCTTATATTTATAAAAATATCAACAATTTGGGGGTCAAAGTGTTTTCCTGATTCTTCTTTTAATACATTGTATGCTTCATCGACAGACATTTTCTCTTTATATACACGTTTTGATACAAGAGCATCAAAAACATCTGCCACAGCCATAATCCTTGCGCAAAGGGGAATATCCTCTTTGGAAATTCCCGTCGGATAGCCGCTTCCATCCCATTTTTCATGGTGGTATAGTACGATATCTTCTGCATATTTTAACAATGTACTGTTCTCAGGACCAGAAAAAACTTTTTTCATTATATTTTTGCCTTCAGTGGTATGAGTTTTCATAATTTCATATTCTTCTTTGGTAAATTTCCCTGCTTTATTTAATATTTCATCAGGGATTTTTATTTTTCCAACATCGTGAAAAATTGAAGCGAATTTAATATTTTCCACATAATCGTCACTTACGATATGAGGATATAATCTGTTATTTTTAATATACTCAAGCATCATTCTTACATATTCGCTTACGTGAAAACTGTGACTTACTGTACTTGAGTCGCATTCTTCAATTATCTTTGTCATAGGTTTTAGTGCATCAAAGTTTAATATGAAATTTTGATAAAAATTCTTTTTTAACTGTTCACTTATCATATACAATTACCTCTTTTTAGTTGCCAGAAGAGTCAACTAAACTTTTCTATTATTATTGTATTAAAAATAATTTATAATGCACTCTGATAAAAAACTTTTGCGCTAATTTGCAATAAAAAAACTGCACATCAAATAAACCCTTAGTGCAGTAAGACTTGAACACAATATGCCTTAAACCATATTGGGTTCGAGTATTACTACACTAACATATTTAAAGTGCAGCAGGACGAACATAGCCTAAGCCTTAGTCTCTTTGCTTTGCGTCACCGTCTTTCGGCGGTTTTGCCTAATTATTTAGTTGTACTTATCTTTATATTTTTTCAAAAACCCAAAGTGTATCGTCAGGGTCTGTGTCATTTTTTCTGGGGAAACCATATACACTAAGCGTAACTGTTTCGCTGTTATTCTTCTTATATGTTATTCTCGGAATATTTCCATCGATAAGTTCGCGTTTTATGGCATCATAATTTAAGAAACTGAACATTGCCCTTGCAAAATCCGGATTGACAATATCCTCAACATATTTTACAAACAACTTTTTAAATGAATCTTCCGTTTCATTATATCCAAGATACGCCGGCATAAGAATTCTTTGTGCCTTATCAGTATTTAAAGAAACTTTATAAATTCCGTTATATCTTTGCTTCATAACATTAAGCAGAGTATCTATTTCGCCTATTCCTGTTTTAATTATCTTATATTCAGTTTCTTTTACCGTGGCAACACTCTTATTTTCTTTACTCTGGTAATAACGTGCCTTTGCCTCATACATTCTTATTTCAGCATCATTTACTACTTCTTCGGTATTGAAATTCTGAGTTCTGTATGACATTCCCATAGCAACATGGTATCCCATAGGCTGAAGCCTTTTTGCCATGATATCTATCATTTCTTTGACGGTTTCCTGATCAGTATCCTTCATAAAAACAAGGAATTCGTCTCCGCCCATTCTATATATATAATTACCATAAAATACTTCTTTTAGAGTATTTGCTATATAAATTAGCATTTCATCGCCGGCAGCATGACCGTATCTGTTGTTACACAAATGTAGTTCATTGACATCAATATAAACACATGAAAAATTCTCTGGTTTTTCCTCATCAAATATCTTAATATCCTTTTTATATGTAACACGATTTAAAAGACCTGTTAAAGAATCAGTTGTTGCCGCTTTTTCTGTTTTGTGAAGATGTTTCTTATTAAAAACAGCAATAGAAAAACAAACTGCTATTTCAACAAGTATGGTTTTTGCTTCCTCAACTTTTACAGGATTAATAGATGAAAGCACACTTATTCTGTTATTTTTATCAGCAACCGCAACAAAAACAACATTATCTATCATACGTTCTTTTAAGAACGAATTAAATTTCGGATTATTCTTTTCAAGCGTACTGCCTGCATTTATTGTAACAATATTAACCGATTTTCCGCTTGCTGCTCTAAGAGATGCCGCGTACCCTAAAATTTCAGATATGAAATACTTTCTGTCCTCTCCTGTTAAACGGTTTTCTGTGTACAAAGGAGAAACATAATTATAATCCTCTTCATCTGTATCAAAAAAAGCAGTAGAACGTGATTTCGAATAATCAGTAATTCTTTCAAGTGCTTCTCTTATATTATTATCCTGCTGATTAACTTCAAGAAGAAGTTTTCTTATCTGAGATGCTTCTGTTATTGCATTTTTCTTTCTTCTTTCATTTCTCATAAGAAATACAAAGTATGCAATAAGTATAGCGGAAATTAAAGCAAATGATATAATTAATACACCTGCTATTTCGTTTGACTGTTTAAAAACCTGACTTTCGCTTCTTACAAGCATTATTTTCCAGTCGTTTATTCCAAGCGGAGAAAAATGAATATACATATCTTCGTTTAATACTTTAGACTCGAAAACAGAATATCCTTTTTCTTCCTCAATAAGTTGCTTATAAGAATATCCTTTTTTATACTTCCTGTCACTTAAGGAAGAAATATTCCCCAGTTTATCATTGAAAGTATCAATAATTAAATGCCCTTTTTCACTTTCATATACATAAAGCTGAGCATCAAGTTCATTAACTGTCTGCACGTATTTTAAGGATAAATCTGAAAGATCTATAGAGCCGTATAATATACCGACAGTTTCCCCATTCACCACAATAGGTTCTGCAATTCTTATAATATCTATACTTGAATTTGTAACATCGGAAACTCTGCCTGTTATGTATCTGCCTTTTTTTGCTTCGTCAAAAAAAGACAACTGCCCGTTAAAATTAAGAATACCTTTTTTGGTTGTAAAAGAATTATCAGGTTTTAAAATGCCTACATTTTTTACTAAACCTGTCGGCGTATAAGAGTCAAAAATCAGTCCGAAATTACGATTTTCACTATAGAGTTTAGATGCATGATTTGCTAAAAGAAATAAAGTTTCCCTGTCCGAATCTATTCGCCTTTTTATATCATCTTTAATCTGCTTTGTCTGAACATGAAGGTCGTCATAACATTCCTCTTCCTCCTTATGATAAACAAGGGCTACCATAGATAAAAAGACAGCACAAAGCAGTATTATTGAAACGAATGTGTAAAAAATATTATTATAACTTTTCTTTACAAATTCTTTAATTGTCATATAAACTCTCTCCCGTTAAAATAAATGAATAATTAATAATTAATGATTGATAATTTTATTTTAAAATGAGTGTACATTTTAGATGCCAGTCATTTTAGCTAAATTTTGAACTAAAGTTCAAAGCTAAATTATTCCACTTTGCTCCATAGCTAAATAACTCCTTCGGAGTAGCTAAATTAAATTCGCTTAATAGCTGACCGCAGGTCAATTTAGCTACGAAGTAATTTAGCGTGCGTCAGCACATTCAGCTCGCTGCCAAGCGAATTTAGCTGAATAGATTTAACTTTGTTAAATCTATTCTACCATATCCTTTATATAAAATCAATATCTTGATTTTTAAAAAAATCATTGACTTTATCACTTTAGTGTGATACAATATCCTTAAATTAAATGCGATGACCAGAAAATAGTAGGTTGGAAAGAACATGGAGAGAGTTGCCGGATGGTGCGAGGCAAACGGGGCGTCCTTCCCGAATTCCTTCTGTTAGCAGTGCACTGAACAAGATTAATCTTAAGTAGGAGGCAACGGGTGTTCCCGTTACAGAACTAAGGTATTTTAAGTACCTGACAAGGTCGCTACCGTGAGATAGCGATAAACTGAGGTGGTACCACGGAAATGATATTTTCGTCCTCTGTATCCTTAAACAGGATTGCAGAGGATTTTTTTATTCCTGTAAGACCTGTTAAAAAGTTATATTATCAGGAAAGGATGAGTAAAAATGAGCAACAACTACTATCAGAAAGAAATCGAAACCATGCCTTATGAAGAAATGAAGAAACTTCAGTCGGAAAAACTGAAAAAACAAGTTAAACACGTTTATGAGAATGTGGAATACTACCGTAATCTTATGGACGAAAAAGGCGTCAAACCCGAAGATATAAACGGTATTGAAGATTTACACAAACTGCCGTTTCTTACAAAAGCAGATTTAAGAGATGCTTACCCTTACGGACTTTTGGCAAAGCCTTTAGAAGATTGTGTACGTATCCATTCGACATCAGGAACAACGGGAAGGCGTGTTGTTGCTTTCTACACACAAAACGATGTTGATTTGTGGGAAGATTGCTGTGCCCGTGCTATTGTTGCAACAGGAGGCAGTAAAAAAGACGTTTGTCAGGTAGCCTATGGTTATGGATTATTTACAGGCGGTTTCGGACTTCACGGAGGTGCTTCCAAAGTTGGATGTCTTACACTTCCTATGTCATCAGGAAATACCGAACGTCAGATTCAGTTTATGACAGACCTTAGTGCAACAATTCTTTGCTGTACACCTTCTTATGCGGCATATATTGGCGAAACTTTGAAAGAACAGGGATATAAACCTGAAGATATTCCCCTAAGAGCCGGAATTTTTGGTGCAGAACCATGGACCGAAGAAATGAGAAAAAGCATTGAAGGAACACTTGGTATTAAGGCTTATGATATATATGGTCTTACTGAATCAACAGGACCGGGAGTTGCATTTGAATGTTCGGAACAAACCGGTATGCATATAAACGAAGACCATTTTATTGCAGAAATCATTGACCCTGATACAGGCGAAGTGCTTCCTGAAGGTGAAAAAGGTGAATTAGTATTCACTTCACTTGATAAAGAAGCGTTTCCGCTTCTTAGATACAGAACAAGAGATATTTGCGTTCTTTCAAGAAAAAAATGCTCTTGCGGAAGAACACTTGTTAAAATGGCAAAACCAATGGGAAGAACCGACGATATGCTTATAATAAGGGGTGTTAATGTATTCCCAAGCCAGATTGAAACTGTTCTTTTAAACGAAGGCTATCAGCCTAACTACCAGATTGTTGTTGACAGAAAGAATAATACAGATACATTTGAAGTTAATGTAGAATTGTCACCTGAACAATTCACCGACAA
Above is a genomic segment from Oscillospiraceae bacterium containing:
- a CDS encoding HD-GYP domain-containing protein, whose amino-acid sequence is MISEQLKKNFYQNFILNFDALKPMTKIIEECDSSTVSHSFHVSEYVRMMLEYIKNNRLYPHIVSDDYVENIKFASIFHDVGKIKIPDEILNKAGKFTKEEYEIMKTHTTEGKNIMKKVFSGPENSTLLKYAEDIVLYHHEKWDGSGYPTGISKEDIPLCARIMAVADVFDALVSKRVYKEKMSVDEAYNVLKEESGKHFDPQIVDIFINIRYDVEEYVKKIEEGI
- the argB gene encoding acetylglutamate kinase → MNDMELLIKKAGILIEALPYIQRFAGKTIVVKYGGNAMINDELKNSVMEDLTLLKYIGLNPILVHGGGPDISEALKTFNIESEFINGLRVTDEETVKVAQMVLVGKTNKEIVSLLNQKGGNALGICGIDGNLIKCKKLYTEVDGKKTDIGYVGDIIEINNKVLEYIIKDEFIPVVAPIGVGENGESYNINADTVAGALAASLNAEKLIMLTDVEGIKTGADGELLYYTNKQEILDLIDKDVITGGMIPKVLGCLEALDKGVNSVHIIDGRVPHCLLLEIFTKSGIGTMIEK
- a CDS encoding DUF386 domain-containing protein — protein: MILDNIKNKELYYKLGEGFKIGLDFIDKARKEGIEVGKYELDGKNVYANVQEYNSKEEAKFENHDNYIDIQYILKGNEMMYWEDLAKCTEMIPYNPDKDVTFYNDTETAVALEVNEDEFAVFFPNDVHKPGMKIKESLPVKKILIKIHI
- a CDS encoding GGDEF domain-containing protein, translating into MTIKEFVKKSYNNIFYTFVSIILLCAVFLSMVALVYHKEEEECYDDLHVQTKQIKDDIKRRIDSDRETLFLLANHASKLYSENRNFGLIFDSYTPTGLVKNVGILKPDNSFTTKKGILNFNGQLSFFDEAKKGRYITGRVSDVTNSSIDIIRIAEPIVVNGETVGILYGSIDLSDLSLKYVQTVNELDAQLYVYESEKGHLIIDTFNDKLGNISSLSDRKYKKGYSYKQLIEEEKGYSVFESKVLNEDMYIHFSPLGINDWKIMLVRSESQVFKQSNEIAGVLIISFALISAILIAYFVFLMRNERRKKNAITEASQIRKLLLEVNQQDNNIREALERITDYSKSRSTAFFDTDEEDYNYVSPLYTENRLTGEDRKYFISEILGYAASLRAASGKSVNIVTINAGSTLEKNNPKFNSFLKERMIDNVVFVAVADKNNRISVLSSINPVKVEEAKTILVEIAVCFSIAVFNKKHLHKTEKAATTDSLTGLLNRVTYKKDIKIFDEEKPENFSCVYIDVNELHLCNNRYGHAAGDEMLIYIANTLKEVFYGNYIYRMGGDEFLVFMKDTDQETVKEMIDIMAKRLQPMGYHVAMGMSYRTQNFNTEEVVNDAEIRMYEAKARYYQSKENKSVATVKETEYKIIKTGIGEIDTLLNVMKQRYNGIYKVSLNTDKAQRILMPAYLGYNETEDSFKKLFVKYVEDIVNPDFARAMFSFLNYDAIKRELIDGNIPRITYKKNNSETVTLSVYGFPRKNDTDPDDTLWVFEKI
- a CDS encoding phenylacetate--CoA ligase, whose product is MSNNYYQKEIETMPYEEMKKLQSEKLKKQVKHVYENVEYYRNLMDEKGVKPEDINGIEDLHKLPFLTKADLRDAYPYGLLAKPLEDCVRIHSTSGTTGRRVVAFYTQNDVDLWEDCCARAIVATGGSKKDVCQVAYGYGLFTGGFGLHGGASKVGCLTLPMSSGNTERQIQFMTDLSATILCCTPSYAAYIGETLKEQGYKPEDIPLRAGIFGAEPWTEEMRKSIEGTLGIKAYDIYGLTESTGPGVAFECSEQTGMHINEDHFIAEIIDPDTGEVLPEGEKGELVFTSLDKEAFPLLRYRTRDICVLSRKKCSCGRTLVKMAKPMGRTDDMLIIRGVNVFPSQIETVLLNEGYQPNYQIVVDRKNNTDTFEVNVELSPEQFTDKVSEVLAMEKSLANAMKTMLGINPSVHLVAPKTIARSEGKAVRVIDKRKLI
- a CDS encoding N-acetyl-gamma-glutamyl-phosphate reductase, which gives rise to MIKVSVLGATGYAGVELVRLLCSHKEVEITNLVSKSFAGKKLSEIYPNFSGVLDIELTDLDIKKVVKESDVVFTALPHGASKEVIPELFKSQVKVIDLSGDFRYDDIKVYEKWYGEPHSSPEVLEESVYGLCELHREKIKNASLIGNPGCYTTCSILGAAPLLKNNIIDEDSIIIDAKSGVTGAGRSTNLDYSFCECTENMKAYKIATHRHTSEIEQELSKFASKDIMVSFTPHLVPLKRGILATIYANLTKDVGDEEIYEFYKEFYKGEQFIRIYEPGKLPETNHVAGSNFVDIGFKVDKRLKRVIVTSAIDNIVKGAAGQAVQNMNIMFGFNENEGLANPGFYL